In Aeromicrobium marinum DSM 15272, one genomic interval encodes:
- a CDS encoding DUF1990 domain-containing protein, whose amino-acid sequence MRPQAQPGPVAGAGLPRRRDAGRALTGLTYAEVGATARSPLPAGYHHVRAHRDLGAVDLDAVAEVLLTWQMHERAGVRRVRGAERVAHGAEVTFRFLGQTIPCRVVAVVDEPDRRGFAYGTLPGHPECGEERFLLERDPATGHVSAVITAFSRPGTWRTRIIGPLGRALQRHMTRRYLAALTR is encoded by the coding sequence GTGCGACCCCAGGCTCAACCGGGCCCAGTCGCTGGAGCTGGCCTTCCTCGTCGCCGAGATGCTGGCCGAGCGCTGACCGGCCTCACCTACGCGGAGGTCGGAGCCACCGCGAGGTCGCCCCTGCCCGCGGGGTACCACCATGTCCGCGCGCACCGTGACCTCGGTGCCGTCGATCTCGATGCGGTCGCCGAGGTGCTGCTGACCTGGCAGATGCACGAGCGGGCGGGGGTCCGCCGGGTGCGCGGGGCCGAGCGGGTGGCCCACGGCGCCGAGGTCACGTTCCGGTTCCTGGGCCAGACGATCCCGTGCCGGGTGGTGGCGGTCGTCGACGAGCCGGACCGGCGCGGCTTCGCCTACGGCACCCTGCCCGGGCATCCGGAGTGCGGCGAGGAACGGTTCCTGCTCGAGCGGGATCCCGCCACCGGACATGTCAGCGCCGTCATCACCGCCTTCTCCCGCCCCGGCACCTGGCGGACCCGCATCATCGGACCGCTCGGACGAGCCCTGCAACGCCACATGACGCGCCGCTACCTCGCCGCCCTCACCCGCTGA